From Mytilus edulis chromosome 8, xbMytEdul2.2, whole genome shotgun sequence, one genomic window encodes:
- the LOC139485429 gene encoding medium-chain acyl-CoA ligase ACSF2, mitochondrial-like → MEDISYLCNPMVEPFVYETIRDKLERYSKETPDKEAIVFYTPEFERQSLTFGNLYRKSWECAQGLIKLGIQPGDVVGLGLPNIPEWIFCHFGIALAGAITLGFSYLSNDGQNIVQALNQSKKCTAIIFGDSAEKIDIVRQFVSGTNENGRVLKTDVSSLKYAIRVGTEDAADFPFTFGSLQQLAEFNFGIELPILLPDDVCIIMMTSGTTGQSKLIPKTHFHVSSVLPMTNQVMRMEKEDVIFNSQPFIWIGGYVFSLLNLGNTLVTVTSYLNNISTARQFAKLTAKVIEKENCTFAGIYGPSLLEYSDGEINCSSFPLKCVTTAGFPLSTNYASVIEKVARRFINVYGTTELGSICYKEIVRPEDFEDYSVGSPVRGIEITVLDQAGKLCKRNVTGEINVRSSVRFLGYLNNQEKTVEVLDQSGWFKTNDIGYVTSDGQVVVSGRLSDVIIIGGWKMSPVHLENVLSAHPDILDVKVIAIEDKVMFQEACACLMKKPESTTTWDDLKALIPNKGITKKENIHNRLAVPKYHVFIDSFPRTISGKVDKKQLKEEVLKVLKVK, encoded by the coding sequence ATGGAAGACATAAGTTATCTGTGTAATCCTATGGTAGAACCCTTTGTTTATGAAACTATAAGAGACAAGTTGGAAAGATACTCCAAGGAAACACCAGATAAAGAAGCCATAGTATTTTACACACCTGAATTTGAGAGACAATCTTTGACTTTTGGAAATCTATATAGAAAATCATGGGAATGTGCTCAAGGTCTGATCAAGTTAGGAATACAACCAGGCGACGTTGTTGGTCTAGGTTTACCGAACATTCCAGAAtggattttttgtcattttgggaTTGCTCTTGCTGGAGCAATCACTCTTGGATTTTCGTATTTGTCAAATGATGGACAAAACATTGTTCAAGCACTAAATCAGAGTAAGAAATGCACAGCTATTATATTCGGAGATAGCGCTGAAAAGATTGACATAGTCCGTCAATTTGTAAGTGGCACTAACGAGAATGGAAGAGTTTTAAAAACAGATGTTTCATCGCTAAAATATGCTATTCGGGTTGGAACAGAAGACGCCGCTGATTTTCCATTCACCTTTGGTTCACTTCAGCAATTAGCGGAATTTAATTTTGGTATAGAACTACCAATTTTGCTACCAGATGACGTCTGTATAATTATGATGACCTCTGGAACAACCGGTCAAAGCAAACTCATCCCCAAAACTCATTTCCATGTATCATCTGTACTACCAATGACCAACCAAGTGATGAGGATGGAAAAAGAAGACGTAATCTTTAATTCTCAGCCATTTATATGGATTGGTGGTTATGTCTTTTCGTTGTTAAATTTAGGCAACACGTTGGTGACAGTAACTAGTTATTTAAACAACATAAGCACCGCGAGACAATTTGCAAAACTTACAGCAAAAGTAATTGAGAAAGAAAACTGCACTTTCGCTGGGATATATGGTCCATCTTTGCTAGAATATTCGGATGGCGAAATAAATTGTTCAAGCTTTCCACTGAAATGTGTGACTACAGCAGGATTTCCATTATCTACAAACTATGCTTCTGTAATTGAAAAGGTAGCCCGCCGTTTTATTAACGTTTATGGAACAACCGAACTTGGATCTATCTGCTACAAAGAAATAGTACGACCTGAAGACTTTGAGGATTATTCAGTAGGATCTCCAGTCAGAGGCATAGAGATAACTGTTCTTGACCAAGCTGGTAAACTTTGTAAAAGAAACGTCACGGGAGAAATAAATGTTCGATCCAGTGTTCGTTTCCTTGGATATTTGAACAACCAAGAAAAAACCGTCGAAGTTTTAGACCAGTCTGGTTGGTTTAAAACAAATGATATAGGATACGTTACTTCTGATGGCCAGGTTGTCGTCAGTGGTCGTTTATCGGATGTTATCATAATAGGAGGTTGGAAAATGTCTCCTGTACATTTAGAAAATGTACTATCTGCGCATCCAGACATATTAGATGTCAAAGTGATAGCTATTGAAGACAAGGTGATGTTCCAAGAAGCATGTGCCTGTTTAATGAAGAAACCGGAATCAACAACCACATGGGACGATCTTAAAGCCTTAATTCCAAACAAAGGCATCAccaaaaaagaaaacatacatAACAGACTTGCTGTTCCAAAATATCACGTGTTCATTGACTCTTTCCCTAGAACAATCAGTGGAAAGGTTGACAAGAAACAACTAAAAGAGGAAGTTCTTAAAGTTTTAAAAGTGAAATGA
- the LOC139484047 gene encoding uncharacterized protein, whose amino-acid sequence MEFWDSFQSSVHANTKLTDIEKFNYLWSKLQGEAKRAVSGLTLSSDNYSLAINILEERFGNKQDVIDIHYNQLINLPTPSNKISSLRDFIDKFNRHTRSLEVLKQDVNQDVFVSIIRSKLPEDVLLQLEIQKGAKAKWKISSLCEKLQDYVVAREKSDKKETEKDRSNSQRSFNGSLNSHKPWQNKNEKQNGNFRVGTQNRNINSAEALVASTERNVSYFDKCRYCQEQHWSDECKKFKSVEDRKRQLKGCCFKCLRYGHKSIDCKKGK is encoded by the coding sequence ATGGAGTTTTGGGATTCATTTCAAAGTTCTGTACATGCAAATACAAAGTTGACAGATATCGAGAAATTCAATTATCTTTGGAGCAAGCTACAAGGAGAAGCTAAACGTGCAGTGTCAGGTTTAACTTTATCTAGTGATAATTATTCTTTGGCCATTAACATATTAGAGGAAAGATTTGGAAACAAACAAGATGTGATTGATATTCATTATAATCAATTAATAAATCTTCCAACGCCATCGAACAAAATTTCTAGTTTGAGAGATTTTATAGATAAATTTAACAGACATACTCGAAGTCTGGAAGTTTTGAAACAGGACGTGAACCAAGACGTGTTTGTATCTATTATCAGATCAAAACTACCCGAAGATGTTTTGCTTCAATTAGAAATTCAAAAAGGAGCTAAGGCGAAGTGGAAAATATCAAGTCTTTGTGAAAAATTGCAAGATTATGTTGTAGCAAgagaaaaatctgataaaaaagaaacagaaaaggATCGTTCAAACTCACAACGGAGTTTTAATGGATCATTAAATTCCCACAAGCCATGgcagaataaaaatgaaaaacaaaacggAAATTTTAGAGTTGGAACacaaaatagaaatataaattCAGCAGAAGCCTTAGTCGCTTCGACAGAACGAAATGTTAGTTATTTCGATAAGTGTAGATATTGCCAGGAGCAACATTGGAGTGATGAATGTAAAAAATTTAAGAGTGTTGAAGATAGAAAGCGACAGTTAAAAGGCTGTTGCTTTAAATGCCTGAGATATGGTCACAAATCCATTGATTGCAAGAAAGGAAAATAA
- the LOC139484048 gene encoding uncharacterized protein, giving the protein MKMTSVHLSEENSHSSIEELRRQEEFSVNMESNEDPTEIMLVSSSEMVLMQTAKTDVVNPKNKEKVETRILFDSGSQRTYISQSLASKLNLKGDKEEELKLVTFGSEKPKIVKTSSTNLSIKLNNGKNFDLVANIVPVISGCVHRKSLDASTMEHLKHFVKEVELADELPFQNESSSIELLIGNDYYLDLILSNKVEIQPGLYLLASKLGWIVTGRTRETYEEKSETGLLILSNTSSFEISDIENPDQSIVAKAGICD; this is encoded by the coding sequence atgaaaatgacaagtGTACATTTATCAGAAGAAAACAGTCATAGTTCTATCGAAGAATTAAGAAGACAGGAAGAATTTTCTGTAAATATGGAAAGTAATGAAGACCCTACAGAGATTATGTTAGTTTCATCAAGTGAAATGGTACTTATGCAAACAGCAAAAACAGATGTGGTCAATCCAAAGAATAAGGAAAAGGTGGAGACAAGAATTTTGTTTGACTCAGGATCACAGAGAACTTATATTTCCCAAAGTCTTGCATCAAAGCTGAATCTGAAAGGAGACAAAGAAGAAGAATTGAAACTTGTTACGTTTGGAAGTGAGAAACCTAAAATTGTGAAAACCTCATCGACGAATCTTTCGATCAAATTGAATAACGGGAAGAATTTCGACCTTGTAGCGAACATTGTGCCAGTGATTAGTGGATGTGTACATAGGAAAAGTCtagatgcttcaacaatggaacATTTAAAACACTTTGTGAAAGAAGTTGAACTTGCAGATGAATTGCCATTTCAGAATGAATCATCGTCCATTGAACTTTTAATTGGAAATGACTATTATCTTGATTTGATTCTTTCGAACAAAGTAGAAATTCAACCAGGATTATATCTTCTAGCTTCAAAACTTGGATGGATTGTAACTGGTAGGACTCGTGAAACATATGAAGAGAAATCAGAGACTGGTTTGCTTATTCTTTCCAACACTAGCTCGTTCGAAATATCGGACATTGAAAACCCAGATCAGTCGATTGTTGCCAAAGCAGGTATATGTGATTGA